TTGTAGCGGATTTTTGCAAGTGTGAAAAACGCTTTATTTCAAATTTGTCAATACTTTTTCGATATCTGAGAAAACATCATTGATATCTTGATTACCTTCGATGTCATGAACCAAACCTTTGGCACGGTAGTGAGCAATGATTGGTTCTCCTTGAGCAATATTGACATCCAAACGACGTTTGACTGTCTCAGGCTTATCATCTTCACGTTGGTAGTAATCTTCTTCTTTATAGTCAACTGGTGGGTTAAAGACCTTGTGGAAAGTTTCTCCAGTTACGCGGTGGATGATACGGCCACTCAAACGTTCCAATAAGCTGTCTGGATTCACTTCAATGTTGATGACACCTTCTAGTTCAATGCCAAGTTCAGCCAATGTTTTGTCCAAGGCATGAGCTTGTTCGATTGTACGTGGGTAACCATCCAACAAGAATCCTTTTTCTTTAATATCATCTTGTGAAAGACGTTCTTTTACGATTCCATTTGTAACTTCATCAGGAACCAATTCCCCCTTGTCAATGTATGACTTAGCAAGAACACCCATTTCAGTTTGATTTGCCATAGCAGCGCGGAACATATCACCTGTTGAGATATGTGCAACATGGAATTGTTCTACGATTTTTGCTGCTTGAGTTCCCTTACCTGCACCAGGTAAGCCCATAATCAAAAGATTCATGATTTGATCTCCTTATTTTATTTTTAAATAGAAGCAAAAAATCTTTTCACTCCTGTTTAAAAACAAAATAGAAGAGGGGAGACCGAACTCTCACAAATGTTAGAGTTAAACCTCCACTCCCTCAGTATTTACTGATTCAGTAAATACTTTTATTCTGTTCTGTCCATGAAACCAACATACTTACGTTTTAATAGGTAACCTTCCAATTGTTTGATCCCTTCAATACCTGTAGAGATAATGATCAAAAGACTAGTTCCTCCAAAAGCAACTGCCTCTGAAAGTCCGAAAACATCTTTTGCTACGATCGGTAAAATTGAAATCACCCCAAGGAAGAGAGAACCAACAGTTGCAAGACGACGAAGAAGTTTAGACATATATTCTTCTGTACCTTTACCGGGACGAACCCCGTGGATATAGGCACCGCTCTTTTGTAGGTTTTCTGCCGCTTTTTCAGGATTAATCTGTACAAACGTATAGAAGAATGTAAAGAGAATAATCAACAAAGCATACATAGCAATACCAGTTGGTGAAGTTGTTGCCAGCATTTCTTGTGCTGTTCTTACCCAAGCCCAATCATGACCTGTAGCGCTCAAAAACTGAAGAATAGCCGCAGGCGCTGCCGTAATCGAACTGGCAAAGATAACAGGGATAACTCCAGCAGGGTTTACCTTCAAAGGAAGGTAAGAGCTAGATGGAGCACCTTGTGCAACCTTAGTATATTGGATTGGAATTTTGTATTCTGCTTGTTGAACATAAGTTGTAAAATAAATGATCAACAACACAGTAATAATCAAAATAATTACGAAAATGATAGATGAGTTGATACGGCTACTTGGGACATTCACAAAGTAGTCCACATAGATGCCCTGAATCATCTCTGGAATTGAGGCAACAATCCCGGCAAAGATAATCATAGAAACACCATTTCCGTATCCCTTATCTGTAATTTGCTCTCCCAACCACGTCACAATCATACTACCAGCTGTTAAGATGATACCAATCATGATAAAGACTTGTGGAGTAAGAGCCGTTTTCAACAATTGAGCTCCAGCCAAAGTATTAAAACCAGCTGTAATCCCGATAGATTGCACAAAAGCAAGAACTAGAGCAATATAACGAGTAGCTTGATTTAATTTTCTTCGACCTACTTCCCCTTGTTTACCCCACTCTACAAACTTAGGTAAAATATCCATTTGCAAGAGTTGGACAACGATAGAGGCCGTAATGTAGGGACTAACACCAAGAGCAAAAACTGAGAAGTTTTTCATGGCATTCCCTGACACCAAGCTCAACATGTTTAAGAAGGATAATCCACTTAAAGCATTCAAGCTATTGGCATTCACACCAGGAACTGTAATGCTAGTTCCGATACGAAAGACCAAAATGATAAAAATTGTGAATAAAATTTTTGATCGAACCTGCTTAACTTTAAGAGCTTCTATTAATAATTTAAAAAACATAGGTCACCTCTCTTAGATGACTTCTACTGAACCACCTTTAGCAGTGATAGCTTCTTCAGCTGATTTAGAGAATTTAGTTGCTTTCACAGTCAATTTCTTAGTCAACTCACCGTTACCAAGAATTTTAATACCTGATTTTTCAGCTTTAACAATTCCTGCTTCGATAAGAACAACTGGAGTAACTTCAGCACCATCTTCAAAGACGTTCAATTGGTCAAGGTTCACAATTGCGTATTCTTTAGCGTTGATGTTAGTGAATCCACGTTTTGGAAGACGACGGAACAATGGAGTTTGTCCACCTTCAAAACCAAGGCGAACTCCGCCACCGCTACGAGCTTTTTGACCTTTTTGTCCACGACCAGATGTTTTACCGTTACCTGATGAAGTACCACGACCAACGCGATTACGTACTTTACGAGAACCTTCTGCAGGTTTCAATTCATGAAGTTTCATTTTAATTTTCTCCTCTTTTGTAAAATGCTAGCGCCGATAAGGGAGAAAAGGTTGTCTCCCCCATCAACTCGCCTATACGACGTCATCATAGATGACTATATCTAGTTTTAGGGGATGGTATAGTGCACATCCCCTAAAAATTTATTAGTTTACTTCTTCAACTGTTACCAAGTGAGATACTGCAGTGATCATACCACGAATTGCAGCGTTATCTTCTTTAATAACAGAGCTGTTCAATTTGCCAAGTCCAAGTGCTACAACAGTTTTACGTTGTGATGGAATGCGTCCGATTGGAGACTTAGTCAAAGTAATTTTAATTTGAGCCATTTTATCCCCTTTCTTATGCCAAATCAGAAACTGAAATACCACGAAGGGCAGCAACTTCTTCAGCGCGTTTCAATTGTTTCAAACCTTCAACAGTTGCACGAACAATGTTGATTGGAGTGTTAGAACCAAGTGATTTAGATGTAATATCTGCCACACCTGCCAATTCCACAACGGCACGAACTGCACCACCAGCGGCAACCCCAGAACCTTCTACAGCAGGTTTCAACAACACTTTAGCTCCACCGAATTCTGAAAGAACTTCGTGTGGGATAGTTGTTCCAACCATAGGAACTTCGATCAAGTTTTTCTTAGCATCATCTACTGCTTTACGGATTGCTTCTGGAACTTCTTGAGCTTTACCAGTACCAAATCCTACGCGACCATTGTGGTCACCAACAACAACAAGAGCTGCGAAACGAAGACGACGTCCACCTTTAACAACTTTTGTAACACGGTTGACAGCAACTACGCGTTCTTCAAATTCAACTGCATTGTCTTTAAATGCCATTTTCTAGTGTCCTCCTATTAGAATTTCAATCCGTTCTCACGAGCTGCATCAGCCAAAGCTTTCACACGTCCGTGATATAGATATCCACCGCGGTCGAACACCACTTCTGAAATACCTTTAGCATTTGCACGTTCTGCAACGAGTTTACCGACAGTAACGGCTTGTTCAGTTTTAGTTCCTTTTGAAACTTCTTTATCAAGAGTTGAAGCACTTGCGAGCGTTACACCCGCTACGTCATCAATCACTTGAGCGTAGATGCCTGTATTAGAACGGAATATGTTCAAACGTGGGCGATCAGCAGTTCCAGAGAGTTTTCCGCGAACGCGACGGTGGCGTTTTTGGCGGAGTTTGTTTTTATCTGGTTTTGAAATCACAGTTTTCACCTCTTTAGTTTTAAATCGTGTGCTATGCACAAAGTTGGAAAATAGGTTGGTGGTTGAAAATCAACCACTCAACATTATTTACCTGTTTTACCTTCTTTACGGCGAACGAATTCACCAACGTAACGGATACCTTTACCTTTATATGGTTCTGGTGAACGAAGGCTACGTACGTAAGCAGCTGTTTGACCAACTACTTCTTTTGAAATTCCACTAACAATGATTGTTGTTGGGTTTGGAAGTTCAAAAGTAATTCCTTCTGGAGCTTCAACTTCGTCTGGATGTGATTTACCAACAGCCAAAACAAGTTTTGATCCTTGAAGCTGTGCACGGTAACCAACCCCGCGCATTTCAAGTTCTTTCTTGAATCCTTCTGATACACCAATAACCATGTTGTTCAAAAGGGCACGAGTAGTCCCATGGATAGTTTTCATTTCTTTTGAATCGTTTGGACGGTGAAGAGTTACTTCAGTACCTTCCACACGGATTTCAATATTTTTTGAGAACTCACGAGTAAGTTCTCCTTTAGGTCCTTTTACAGTTACAACGTTGTCATTGTTAGTGAGTTCAACACCAGCAGGCAACACGATAACTTTATTACCAATACGTGACATGTTTATTTTCTCCTGTTAAATTGTCAGGCCAGAACGGCCAGTTTTCACGGGGGTAAGATACTTTTTTAGTTCATGAGCTGAACTGAACACGCTCTAAGAACTGTGAAAAATTGATAAGTTGGCTTGTTTGTAAACAAACTGCTCCAACTTTCCAATTTTGCTTTCTCTTTACGTGCTTTGTATCTTGATTTGAGTTCGAGCTAAGAATTTGGTGAAAAAGATAAGTTTGTCTTGGAGCATCGCTCCTACTACAAACTTCCTCTTTTCACTGCATTCTTTTAACGCTCTCACATCATCAATTACCAAACGTAAGCGATAACTTCCCCACCAACATTCTTTTGGCGAGCTTCTTTATCAGTAAGCAAACCTTCAGATGTTGAAAGGATAGCAATTCCAAGACCGTTAAGTACTTTTGGAAGATCTTCACGTTTTTTGTAAACACGAAGTCCTGGTTTAGAAACGCGTTTCAAGTTAGTGATAACTCGTTCACCGTTTGCTCCGTATTTAAGGAATACACGGATGATGCCTTGTTTGTCATCTTCGATGATTTCTACGTTCTTAACAAAACCTTCGCGTTTAAGGATTTCAGCAATCCCTTTTTTGATGTTTGATGCAGGTACTTCAAGTACTTCGTGTTTTGCTTGGTTAGCGTTACGAATACGAGTTAGGAAGTCTGCGATTGGGTCAGTCATAACCATTTTATTTTTCTCCTCTTACTAGTAGTTTGCAAGTTGCACTTGCTAGTTAACACATGATACAAAGAGCGTAACAGCAATAGCAAAAATAGGCAATTTGATGCAGGAGCGATGCTCCAAAGCAAATTGGTCTTTTTTGCCAAAGCTGTAGCTCATGTTCAAATTGGCAAGCCCAACTGAACCCGGGCTAAACTCTGCGTGAAAAAGATAAACTTTCCTAGAAACTTCAGTTTCTTCGTCAAGTTTCCTATTTTTACCTGGAGTTTTGACGCCCTTGATATCTTAAATTACCAAGATGCTTTTGTTACACCAGGGATTTTTCCTTTGTAAGCTAATTCACGGAAGCAAATACGGCAAAGTTTGAATTTGCGGTAAACTGAATGCGGACGACCACATCTTTCACAACGAGTATAAGCTTGAGTAGAGAACTTCGCTGGACGTTTGTTCTTAGCAATCATTGATTTTTTAGCCATTAAATTTACCTCCTATATTATTTTGCAAAAGGCATTCCAAGCCCTGTAAGCAATGCACGTGACTCTTCGTCAGTGTTAGCAGTTGTTACGATAACGATGTCAAGACCACGTGTTTTGTCAACGTCATCGAAGTTGATTTCTGGGAAAATCAATTGTTCTTTCACACCAAGTGTGTAATTTCCGCGTCCATCAAATGATTTTGTTGGAACACCATGGAAGTCACGTACACGTGGAAGTGAAACTGAAACCAATTTATCCAAGAATTCGTACATACGTTCACCACGAAGGGTAACTTTTGCACCGATCGCAACACCTTCACGAAGACGGAAGCCGGCGATTGATTTTTTAGCTTTAGTGATAAGTGGTTTTTGACCTGAGATAAGTGCCAATTCTTCAGCAGCTTTTTCAAGACTTTTAGCGTTTGATACAGCTTCACCAACACCCATGTTCAAAACGATCTTATCTACTTTAGGCACAGCCATCACTGATGAGTAGTTGAATTGTTCTGTCAAAGCAGGAACTACTTCATTAAGATATTTTTCTTTTAAACGATTTGCCATTATACTTCTCCTTTCCTTCGTGATTAATCAAGCACTTCGCCTGATTTTTTGTTGTAGCGAACTTTTTTACCGTCTACAAATTTGTAACCAACACGACCAGCTACACCATTTTTGTCCAAAACTTGAACGTTTGATACGTGGATAGCTGCTTCTTTCTCGATGATACCACCTTGAGGAAGCTCGTTAGTTGGACGTTGGTGTTTCTTAACGATGTTAACACCTTCAACGATAACTTTGTTTACTTTTGGAAGGGCAGTAAGGACAACAGCTTCTGTTCCCTTATCTTTACCAGCGATTACGCGAACTTTGTCGCCTTTTTTTACAAACATTAGGTTTCTCCTTGATTTTTTCTTACGCCCATAAGGGCACCCTAGCTCAAAGCTAGGGGACTAGTTTGTTTGTTTTTACTCTGCGAAAATCAAAGCAATTCTTCGTCAGTTTCAACTCACCTAACTTAAGTTATGCTTTCGTTTCACTTTCTAGACTTGTTTTAATTTTCATTGAGCAATCAATTAAAGTACTTCTGGAGCAAGTGACACGATCTTCATGAAGCCACCTTCACGCAATTCACGTGCAACTGGTCCAAAGATACGTGTTCCGCGAGGAGTTTTGTCGTCACGGATGATAACTGCTGCGTTTTCGTCAAATTTGATGTATGAACCATCAGCACGACGAGCACCTGATTTAGTACGAACGATAACTGCTTTAACAACGTCACCTTTTTTTACCGCACCACCAGGAGTAGCTTGTTTTACAGATGCCACGATAACATCACCGATGTTTGCAAATTTACGTCCTGAACCACCAAGAACTTTGATAGTCAAGATTTCGCGAGCACCGCTGTTGTCTGCGACTTTCAAACGAGTTTCTGTTTGAATCATTTCAGTTTTCTCCTTTCAGGTTTGATTAGATGATGACCGCTTCTTCAACAACTTCTACAAGACGGAAACGTTTTGTAGCTGAAAGCGGGCGAGTTTCCATGATACGTACGATATCGCCTTCTTTGGCAACATTATTTTCATCATGAGCTTTATATTTTTTAGAGTAGTTAATACGTTTACCATAGACTGGGTGGTTACGTTTTGTTTCAACTACAACTGTGATTGTCTTGTCCATTTTGTCAGATACAACACGTCCAACAAGAACTTTACGATTATTGCGTTCCATTGAAATTTCTCCTTCCCTAGTCTATTATTTCGCTTCAGATTGAACTGTTTTGATACGAGCGATTTGTTTTTTAACTTCTTTCAAGCGAGCTGTTTGTTCCAATTGACCAGTAGCAGCTTGGAAACGAAGTTCAAACAATTCTTTTTTCAATTCGTTTTCGCGCTTCGCGAGTTCTTCTTGAGAAAGACCACGAAGTTCTTTAACAAATTCTTTTACTTCATTAAGTTTCATGCCTTCTCCTTATTCTGCTTCACGTTTTACGAATTTACATTTAACTGGCAATTTGTGACTAGCAAGACGAAGCGCTTCGCGTGCAACCTCTTCAGATACACCAGCGATTTCGAACATCACTTTACCACGTTTAACTGGTGCTACCCAACCTTCAGGTGCCCCTTTACCAGATCCCATACGCACACCGATAGCTTTAGCAGTGTATGATTTGTGTGGGAAGATTTTAATCCAAACTTTACCACCACGTTTCATGTAACGAGTCATGGCGATACGAGCAGCCTCGATTTGGCGGTTAGTGATCCAGTGGCTAGTTGTAGCTTGAAGACCGTATTCACCGAATGCTACTTCTTTCCCACCTTTAGCTTCACCGCGCATTTTACCACGGAATTCACGACGGTGTTTAACACGTTTAGGTACTAACATTGGTTATTTACCTCCTTTAGTGTTTTTACGAGCTGGAAGAACTTCACCACGGTAGATCCATACTTTAACACCAAGTTTACCGTATGTAGTATCTGCTTCTTCCCAAGCGTAATCGATATCTGCACGAAGTGTGTGAAGCGGAACTGTTCCTTCAGAGTATCCTTCAGCACGGGCAATATCTGCACCGTTCAAACGACCTGATACTTGAGTTTTAATTCCTTTAGCTCCAGCACGCATAGCACGTTGGATTGCTTGTTTTTGTGCACGACGGAAAGCAACACGTTGCTCCAATTGACGAGCAATTCCTTCACCAACAAGGTGAGCATCCAAATCAGGTTGTTTGATTTCGATGATGTTGATGTGTACTTGTTTTCCAGTCAATTTGTTAAGTTTTGCACGGAGTGCATCAACGTTAGCACCACCTTTACCGATAACCATACCTGGTTTAGCAGTGTGAAGTGAAACGTTAACTTTGTTTACTGCGCGTTCGATTTCAATAGTTGAAACTGCTGCGTCAGCAAGTTCTTTTTGAACGAATTTACGGATTGCAAGATCTTCATGAAGGTAATCCGCGTATTCTTTTTCAGCATACCATTTGGCATCCCAATCACGGATGATGCCGACACGCATACCAATTGGATGTACTTTTTGACCCACGATTTTACCTCCTTATTTTTCTGCAACAGCTACAGTGATATGAGCTGTACGTTTGTTGATTGGTGAAGCTGAACCTTTCGCACGTGGACGGAAACGTTTCATAGTTGGTCCTTCGTTTGCGAATGCTTCAGATACTACCAAGTTAGCTTTATCCAAACCAAAGTTGTTTTCAGCGTTAGCTACAGCTGAGTTCAAAACTTTCAAGATGATTTCAGCAGCTTTGTTTGGAGTGAATGTCAAAATTGCGATTGCATCGGCTACGCTTTTACCACGGATGTTGTCAAGAACAAGACGTGATTTACGAGGTGAAACACGTACTGTGCGAGCCATTGCTTTAGCTGAAGTAATTTCTGCCATTTATGTTCTCCTTATTTTCTACGTGTTTTCTTGTCGTCTGCGGCGTGACCTTTGTAAGTACGAGTTGGTGCAAATTCACCAAGCTTGTGACCTACCATGTCTTCTTGGATGTAAACAGGTACGTGTTTACGTCCATCATAAACTGCGATAGTGTAACCAATGAAACTTGGGAAGATCGTTGAACGACGTGACCAAGTTTTGATAACTTTTTTCTTTTCGTCGTTAGCTTGAGCTTCAACTTTTTTCATCAAATGCTCATCGACGAAAGGTCCTTTTTTAAGACTGCGTCCCATTTTTATATTTTCTCCTTTAAATATAGTACCACAGCGGCTTGCGCTCTCAACGAGCGCTACCGAGCTGGCGGATTATCTAGCGCTTAAGCGACTAGTTTTAAATTATTTCTCGTTGCGACGACGAACGATAAGTTTGTCAGATTTCGCTTTCTTGTTACGAGTTTTAAGACCAAGAGCAGGTTTGCCCCATGGAGTTGATGGTGCTTTACGACCAACTGGTGCTTTACCTTCACCACCACCGTGTGGGTGATCGTTAGGGTTCATTACAGAACCACGAACTGTTGGGCGGATACCTTTCCAACGGCTACGTCCTGCTTTACCAAGGTTTACAAGTCCATGTTGTTCGTTTCCGACAACACCAACTGTAGCACGACAAGTTCCAAGAATCATACGAACTTCACCTGATTGAAGACGAACAAGAACGTATTTACCTTCTTGACCCAATACTTGAGCAGAAGCTCCAGCAGCACGTACCAATTCACCACCACGACCTGGTTTCAACTCGATGTTGTGGATCAAAGTACCAACTGGGATGTTAGCAAGTGGAAGAGCGTTTCCGACTTTGATATCTGCTTCTGGACCTGAAACGATTCGTTGACCTACTTCAAGACCTTTTGGAGCGATGATGTATGCTTTCACACCGTCAGTGTAGTGTACAAGAGCGATGTTTGCAGAACGGTTTGGATCGTACTCGATTGTTTTAACAACTGCTTCAACGTTGTCTTTGTTACGTTTGAAGTCAACCAAACGGTAGAAACGTTTGTGTCCACCACCTTGGTGACGAACAGTGATACGACCGTTGTTGTTACGACCAGCCTTGCTCTTCAATGCAACAAGCAATGATTTTTCAGGAGTGCTTGTTGTGATTTCAGCGAAATCCAAAGAAGTCATATTACGGCGACCGTTTGTTGTTGGTTTATAAACACGAATTCCCACGACATTTCCTCCTTAGATTATTCAGCTTCAGCAGCGAACAACTCGATTGCTTTTGAATCAGCTGTAAGTGTGATGATAGCTTTTTTAGTTTTGTTAGTAAAACCAGTGTAACGTCCAACACGTTTAGCTTTAGGTTTTACGTTGATTGTGTTAACATTTGCAACTTTAACACCTTCGAAAGCAGCTTCAACAGCTTGCTTGATCAAAAGTTTGTGTGCACGAGTGTCAACTTCAAATACATATTTTCCTGCTTCAAGTTGAGCCATTGAGCTTTCAGTGATGACAGGTTTTTTGATAACATCATACAAATTCATTATGCAAGAACCTCCTCGATTTTAGAGATAGCTGCTTGAGTAACAAGAAGTTTGTCACTATTTGCGATGTCAAGAACACTTGCAGTTGTAGCAGTCGCAACTTTCACGTTTGGAAGGTTACGAGCTGAAAGAGCTGCGAATTCGTTTCCTTCTTCAAGAATAACAAGGACTTTAGAATCGATGCTCAAAGCTGCAAGAACTTTTGCAAATTCAGCAGTTTTTGGAGCTGTAAATTCAAGAGAATCAACGGCTACAAATTTGTTTTCAGCAACTTTTTCAGAGTAGACTGATTTAAGAGCTAGGCGACGAACTTTTTGTGGAAGTTTGTAGCCGTATGAACGTGGAGTTGGTCCGAAGACAACACCACCACCACGCCATTGTGGTGAGCGGATAGAACCTTGACGAGCACGTCCAGTTCCTTTTTGACGCCATGGTTTGCGTCCGCCACCTGAAACGGCTGAACGGTTTTTAACAGCGTGAGTTCCTTGACGAAGGCTAGCACGTTGGCTGATGATGACATCAAACACAACAGATTGATTTGGTTCGATACCAAAGATTGCATCGTTAAGAACAACTTCGCCCGCTTGTTTACCAGTTTGGTCGAATAATGTTACATTTGCCATTTTGACTGTATTCCCCTTTCCTTATTATTTACCAGCTTTAACTGCTGATTTGATAGTGATAAGAGATTTCTTAGCACCTGGTACGTTGCCTTTGATAAGGATAACGTTCTTTTCTGGAACAACTTGTACAACTTCAAGGTTTTGAATTGTTACGCGGTCGCCACCCATACGTCCTGCAAGGTTTTTACCTTTGAATACGCGGTTAGGTGCAACAGGTCCCATAGAACCTGGACGACGGTGGTAACGAGAACCGTGAGCCATAGGTCCACGTGATTGTCCGTGGCGTTTGATAACACCTTGGAAACCTTTACCTTTAGAAGTACCAGTTACGTCAACAACATCTCCAGCTGCGAAAGTTTCAACTGTGATTTCAGCACCAACTTCCAAGCCTTCAACGTTTTTGAATTCACGAATGAAGCGCTTAGGAGCCGTGTTAGCTTTTGCTACATGTCCTTTAGCAGGTTTGTTGCTCAATACTTCGCGTTTGTCATCGAAACCAACTTGGATAGC
This window of the Streptococcus sp. 116-D4 genome carries:
- the rpsC gene encoding 30S ribosomal protein S3; the protein is MGQKVHPIGMRVGIIRDWDAKWYAEKEYADYLHEDLAIRKFVQKELADAAVSTIEIERAVNKVNVSLHTAKPGMVIGKGGANVDALRAKLNKLTGKQVHINIIEIKQPDLDAHLVGEGIARQLEQRVAFRRAQKQAIQRAMRAGAKGIKTQVSGRLNGADIARAEGYSEGTVPLHTLRADIDYAWEEADTTYGKLGVKVWIYRGEVLPARKNTKGGK
- the rpsS gene encoding 30S ribosomal protein S19, with the translated sequence MGRSLKKGPFVDEHLMKKVEAQANDEKKKVIKTWSRRSTIFPSFIGYTIAVYDGRKHVPVYIQEDMVGHKLGEFAPTRTYKGHAADDKKTRRK
- the secY gene encoding preprotein translocase subunit SecY; this encodes MFFKLLIEALKVKQVRSKILFTIFIILVFRIGTSITVPGVNANSLNALSGLSFLNMLSLVSGNAMKNFSVFALGVSPYITASIVVQLLQMDILPKFVEWGKQGEVGRRKLNQATRYIALVLAFVQSIGITAGFNTLAGAQLLKTALTPQVFIMIGIILTAGSMIVTWLGEQITDKGYGNGVSMIIFAGIVASIPEMIQGIYVDYFVNVPSSRINSSIIFVIILIITVLLIIYFTTYVQQAEYKIPIQYTKVAQGAPSSSYLPLKVNPAGVIPVIFASSITAAPAAILQFLSATGHDWAWVRTAQEMLATTSPTGIAMYALLIILFTFFYTFVQINPEKAAENLQKSGAYIHGVRPGKGTEEYMSKLLRRLATVGSLFLGVISILPIVAKDVFGLSEAVAFGGTSLLIIISTGIEGIKQLEGYLLKRKYVGFMDRTE
- a CDS encoding 50S ribosomal protein L23; the encoded protein is MNLYDVIKKPVITESSMAQLEAGKYVFEVDTRAHKLLIKQAVEAAFEGVKVANVNTINVKPKAKRVGRYTGFTNKTKKAIITLTADSKAIELFAAEAE
- the rplP gene encoding 50S ribosomal protein L16, with amino-acid sequence MLVPKRVKHRREFRGKMRGEAKGGKEVAFGEYGLQATTSHWITNRQIEAARIAMTRYMKRGGKVWIKIFPHKSYTAKAIGVRMGSGKGAPEGWVAPVKRGKVMFEIAGVSEEVAREALRLASHKLPVKCKFVKREAE
- the rpsE gene encoding 30S ribosomal protein S5, whose translation is MAFKDNAVEFEERVVAVNRVTKVVKGGRRLRFAALVVVGDHNGRVGFGTGKAQEVPEAIRKAVDDAKKNLIEVPMVGTTIPHEVLSEFGGAKVLLKPAVEGSGVAAGGAVRAVVELAGVADITSKSLGSNTPINIVRATVEGLKQLKRAEEVAALRGISVSDLA
- the rpsH gene encoding 30S ribosomal protein S8: MVMTDPIADFLTRIRNANQAKHEVLEVPASNIKKGIAEILKREGFVKNVEIIEDDKQGIIRVFLKYGANGERVITNLKRVSKPGLRVYKKREDLPKVLNGLGIAILSTSEGLLTDKEARQKNVGGEVIAYVW
- the rplO gene encoding 50S ribosomal protein L15, with amino-acid sequence MKLHELKPAEGSRKVRNRVGRGTSSGNGKTSGRGQKGQKARSGGGVRLGFEGGQTPLFRRLPKRGFTNINAKEYAIVNLDQLNVFEDGAEVTPVVLIEAGIVKAEKSGIKILGNGELTKKLTVKATKFSKSAEEAITAKGGSVEVI
- the rplV gene encoding 50S ribosomal protein L22, coding for MAEITSAKAMARTVRVSPRKSRLVLDNIRGKSVADAIAILTFTPNKAAEIILKVLNSAVANAENNFGLDKANLVVSEAFANEGPTMKRFRPRAKGSASPINKRTAHITVAVAEK
- the rplX gene encoding 50S ribosomal protein L24 yields the protein MFVKKGDKVRVIAGKDKGTEAVVLTALPKVNKVIVEGVNIVKKHQRPTNELPQGGIIEKEAAIHVSNVQVLDKNGVAGRVGYKFVDGKKVRYNKKSGEVLD
- the rpmD gene encoding 50S ribosomal protein L30; this encodes MAQIKITLTKSPIGRIPSQRKTVVALGLGKLNSSVIKEDNAAIRGMITAVSHLVTVEEVN
- the rpmC gene encoding 50S ribosomal protein L29, producing MKLNEVKEFVKELRGLSQEELAKRENELKKELFELRFQAATGQLEQTARLKEVKKQIARIKTVQSEAK
- a CDS encoding adenylate kinase, producing MNLLIMGLPGAGKGTQAAKIVEQFHVAHISTGDMFRAAMANQTEMGVLAKSYIDKGELVPDEVTNGIVKERLSQDDIKEKGFLLDGYPRTIEQAHALDKTLAELGIELEGVINIEVNPDSLLERLSGRIIHRVTGETFHKVFNPPVDYKEEDYYQREDDKPETVKRRLDVNIAQGEPIIAHYRAKGLVHDIEGNQDINDVFSDIEKVLTNLK
- the rplE gene encoding 50S ribosomal protein L5 codes for the protein MANRLKEKYLNEVVPALTEQFNYSSVMAVPKVDKIVLNMGVGEAVSNAKSLEKAAEELALISGQKPLITKAKKSIAGFRLREGVAIGAKVTLRGERMYEFLDKLVSVSLPRVRDFHGVPTKSFDGRGNYTLGVKEQLIFPEINFDDVDKTRGLDIVIVTTANTDEESRALLTGLGMPFAK
- the rplR gene encoding 50S ribosomal protein L18 — its product is MISKPDKNKLRQKRHRRVRGKLSGTADRPRLNIFRSNTGIYAQVIDDVAGVTLASASTLDKEVSKGTKTEQAVTVGKLVAERANAKGISEVVFDRGGYLYHGRVKALADAARENGLKF
- the rplN gene encoding 50S ribosomal protein L14, which produces MIQTETRLKVADNSGAREILTIKVLGGSGRKFANIGDVIVASVKQATPGGAVKKGDVVKAVIVRTKSGARRADGSYIKFDENAAVIIRDDKTPRGTRIFGPVARELREGGFMKIVSLAPEVL
- the rplB gene encoding 50S ribosomal protein L2, with the protein product MGIRVYKPTTNGRRNMTSLDFAEITTSTPEKSLLVALKSKAGRNNNGRITVRHQGGGHKRFYRLVDFKRNKDNVEAVVKTIEYDPNRSANIALVHYTDGVKAYIIAPKGLEVGQRIVSGPEADIKVGNALPLANIPVGTLIHNIELKPGRGGELVRAAGASAQVLGQEGKYVLVRLQSGEVRMILGTCRATVGVVGNEQHGLVNLGKAGRSRWKGIRPTVRGSVMNPNDHPHGGGEGKAPVGRKAPSTPWGKPALGLKTRNKKAKSDKLIVRRRNEK
- the rplF gene encoding 50S ribosomal protein L6, with amino-acid sequence MSRIGNKVIVLPAGVELTNNDNVVTVKGPKGELTREFSKNIEIRVEGTEVTLHRPNDSKEMKTIHGTTRALLNNMVIGVSEGFKKELEMRGVGYRAQLQGSKLVLAVGKSHPDEVEAPEGITFELPNPTTIIVSGISKEVVGQTAAYVRSLRSPEPYKGKGIRYVGEFVRRKEGKTGK
- the rpsQ gene encoding 30S ribosomal protein S17, producing MERNNRKVLVGRVVSDKMDKTITVVVETKRNHPVYGKRINYSKKYKAHDENNVAKEGDIVRIMETRPLSATKRFRLVEVVEEAVII
- a CDS encoding type Z 30S ribosomal protein S14, which gives rise to MAKKSMIAKNKRPAKFSTQAYTRCERCGRPHSVYRKFKLCRICFRELAYKGKIPGVTKASW